The following proteins come from a genomic window of Lachnoclostridium phytofermentans ISDg:
- a CDS encoding sugar O-acetyltransferase gives MNQKERMLAGLPYKAWMDGLSEERLNCRMKIHEFNHCLPSENDKQQKLLGEILGKTGKDFYIEAPFRCDYGYNIEVGENFYANFNCVILDVGRVTIGNNVMFAPNVAIYTAGHPIHPDSRNSGYEYGIAVSIGDNVWVGGNVVINPDVHIGNNVVIGSGSVVTKDIPDNSIAVGNPCRVIRQITEEDRKYYFKNREFDVEDYK, from the coding sequence ATGAATCAAAAAGAGCGTATGTTAGCAGGGCTTCCTTATAAAGCTTGGATGGATGGCTTAAGTGAGGAGAGATTGAATTGTAGAATGAAAATCCATGAGTTTAATCATTGCTTACCATCTGAAAATGATAAGCAGCAAAAATTATTGGGAGAAATTTTAGGAAAGACGGGAAAGGACTTCTATATTGAAGCACCGTTTCGTTGTGATTATGGTTACAATATTGAAGTTGGAGAGAATTTTTATGCTAACTTTAATTGCGTTATTCTTGATGTTGGTAGGGTGACTATAGGAAATAATGTGATGTTTGCTCCGAATGTAGCAATCTATACTGCTGGACATCCCATACATCCGGATTCAAGAAATTCTGGATATGAATACGGTATCGCGGTATCCATTGGGGACAATGTTTGGGTAGGAGGAAATGTTGTTATAAACCCAGATGTTCATATCGGTAACAATGTTGTGATTGGTTCTGGCAGTGTGGTAACGAAGGACATACCGGATAATTCGATTGCTGTGGGGAATCCGTGTCGTGTGATACGTCAGATTACAGAGGAAGATCGAAAGTACTATTTTAAGAACCGAGAATTTGATGTAGAGGATTATAAGTAG